DNA sequence from the uncultured Fusobacterium sp. genome:
TAGGTGAATATTTAAAAGAACATTCTATAAAGCCTTCGTATCAAAGAATGAAAGTATTTCAATATTTACAAGAAAATAAAAATCATCCAACAGTGGATATGATATATAAAGCTCTATGTACAGAGATTCCTACTTTATCTAAAACAACAGTTTATAATACATTAAATTTATTCATAGAGAAAAAAATAGCTAATATCTTAGTAATAGAAGAAAATGAAACAAGATATGATGCTACAATGAATGTCCATGGGCATTTTAAATGTGAAAAGTGTGGAAAGATTTTCGATATAGATGTAGATAAAAGATTGCTAGATACAAAGAATCTTGAAAATTTTGAGATAAAGGAACAACACCTTTATTTTAAAGGAATTTGTCAAGACTGCTTGAATAAATAGTGTATAGCAAATATAACATGGAGGTGCTTTTATGAACAAAAATGATCTTTTAAAATGTAAAGAGTGTGGAATGATAATGGAAGTTGTATCACTTGGTAAAGAGTGTGGAGTAGCAAAACCAGAAGTTGAAGTATTAGAGGCAAAAACTCAAGATGCAGCAACTGAAAAACATGTTCCTTATGTTGAAGAAAGAGAAAATGGTTACTTAGTAAAAGTTGGTAAAGAGGCAAAACATCCAATGCTTGAAGCACACTATATTGAATTTATAGAACTTATAATAGATGGAGATAAACTTTATAGAAAATATTTAAACCCTGGAGATGAACCTGAAGCTTTCTTTGAAATTGCTAAAGGAAAAGATGTTGTAGCAAGAGAATATTGTAATATCCATGGTTTATGGAAAAACAGATAGGAGGCAATTTCAATGAGAAAATATGAATGCGAAGTTTGTGGATATGTATATGATCCAGAAATTGGAGATCCAGATAACGGAATAGCAGCAGGAACAGCGTTTGAAGATTTACCAGAAGATTGGGTATGTCCACTATGTTCTGCAGGAAAAGATGATTTTTTAGCAAAATAGCAAATTAAAAATAAATTTTATACCAAAACAGGAGGAAAATTAAGATGAAAAAATATGAATGTAAAGTATGCGGATATGTATATGATCCAGAAATCGGAGATCCAGATAACGGAGTAGCAGCAGGAACAGCATTTGAAGATTTACCAGAAGATTGGGTATGTCCTCTATGCTCTGTTGGAACAGACGAATTCGAAGCTATCTAATAGAAAAAGTAGAAATTAACGTACTGTAAAAAGACACACTTAAAATAGTGTGTCTTTTTTTAACGTAATTACAAAAAAATATTGACAATCTAAAAAAAATAGTGTACTATTAGTAATCATATGCCTAGATAGCTCAGTTGGCTAGAGCATACGGTTCATACCCGTACGGTCGAAGGTTCGAATCCTTTTCTAGGCACCATATTCCAAATAATTTTTTTAAACCCCACTTTTTAGATTCATATGTTGTAGTCTAACCCTAAATATTTTTATGGAAAAAGATGAACTTGGCCGGTTCATCTTTTTCTATTTTTTGTAAAATTAAAGGATTTATTTATATAGGAAAATCCCATGATTTTTGATATAATTATAATATTGAGATGAAAAATAGGGAGGAAGTTGGATGAAACTATCAGCTGCAATAATGACTTTTAATGAAGAGAAAAATTTAGATAGAACTTTAAAAGCTTTAGAGGATATATGTGATGAGATTGTAATAGTTGATAGTGGATCAACAGATAGAACAAAAGAGATAGCAGATAAATATAAAGCTAAATTTATTAATCAAAAATGGCTAGGTTATGGAAAGCAGAGAAATGTTGCAATAGATAATTGTAGTGGGAAGTGGATATTGGCAGTTGATGCTGATGAGGAGCTATCTCCACAGTTAAAAGAAAAGATAAAAGAGATAATAGAAAGCAATGATGAAAGTAAAAAAGTTTATGAGATAAATAGATTATCAGTGTGTTTTGGAAAAAAAATAAAACATGGTGGTTGGGGAACTTCATATGCAGTAAGATTGTTCTTAAAAGGAGCAGGGAAATTTAATGATAATACAGTACATGAAAGTTTTGTAACAGATGAAAAAGTATATCAGATAAAAGAGGATATATATCATCATAGCTATTTGACTTTAGAAGATTATTTTAGTAAATTCAATAGATATACAACTGAAGGAGCATTAGAATATTATAAAAAAGGAAAAAAAGCTAGTATATTTCAAATAGCTTTTAACCCATTATATAAATTTATTAGAATGTATATAATAAGACTAGGGTTTTTAGATGGAGTAGAAGGATTTCTATTAGCTTCAACAAGTTCGTTATATTCAATGGTAAAATATTTTAAATTGAGAGAGATCTATAGAAATGGAAGTTATATAGATGATAAAAAGGGAGCAAAGAATGGAGATTAAAAGAATAATAGTATCGAGAACAGATAAAATAGGGGATTTGATACTTTCTATTCCAAGTTTTTTTATGGTAAAAAAGATGTATCCACAAGCTGAATTAGTTGTATTAGTAAGAAAATATAACTATGAGATTGTTAAAAATTTACCATATGTAGATAGAATAATTAAGATAGATGACTACTCACAAAATGAGTTGATAGATAAGATAGCTTACTTTAAAGCAGATGTGTTTATAGCACTGTATAATGATTCTTTTGTGGCAAAATTAGCAAGAGCGAGTAAAGCTAAGATAAAGATAGGGCCATTGTCTAAATTATCATCTTTTTTCACTTATAATAAAGGTGTTTGGCAAAAGAGATCTAGATCAGAAAAAAATGAGGGAAAATATAATTTGGATTTAATAAGACAATTAGATCCAGATCTATTT
Encoded proteins:
- the rd gene encoding rubredoxin; translation: MRKYECEVCGYVYDPEIGDPDNGIAAGTAFEDLPEDWVCPLCSAGKDDFLAK
- a CDS encoding desulfoferrodoxin family protein: MNKNDLLKCKECGMIMEVVSLGKECGVAKPEVEVLEAKTQDAATEKHVPYVEERENGYLVKVGKEAKHPMLEAHYIEFIELIIDGDKLYRKYLNPGDEPEAFFEIAKGKDVVAREYCNIHGLWKNR
- a CDS encoding glycosyltransferase family 2 protein — its product is MKLSAAIMTFNEEKNLDRTLKALEDICDEIVIVDSGSTDRTKEIADKYKAKFINQKWLGYGKQRNVAIDNCSGKWILAVDADEELSPQLKEKIKEIIESNDESKKVYEINRLSVCFGKKIKHGGWGTSYAVRLFLKGAGKFNDNTVHESFVTDEKVYQIKEDIYHHSYLTLEDYFSKFNRYTTEGALEYYKKGKKASIFQIAFNPLYKFIRMYIIRLGFLDGVEGFLLASTSSLYSMVKYFKLREIYRNGSYIDDKKGAKNGD
- the rd gene encoding rubredoxin, whose protein sequence is MKKYECKVCGYVYDPEIGDPDNGVAAGTAFEDLPEDWVCPLCSVGTDEFEAI
- a CDS encoding Fur family transcriptional regulator, giving the protein MSLEIMDIGEYLKEHSIKPSYQRMKVFQYLQENKNHPTVDMIYKALCTEIPTLSKTTVYNTLNLFIEKKIANILVIEENETRYDATMNVHGHFKCEKCGKIFDIDVDKRLLDTKNLENFEIKEQHLYFKGICQDCLNK